In the genome of Phycodurus eques isolate BA_2022a chromosome 22, UOR_Pequ_1.1, whole genome shotgun sequence, the window TGCTATAGGTGATCAATCTGTGACAAAGaccatatatgtatttttttttttaaatagtcccccccccacctcccccacacaaacacacatgcctGAGTGTTAGAAACTGTATGTGGCTATTAGAGGCGAGGCCTGGTGTGCATGGCGTGTCACGTCGGCGAGTCTGGGTGAGTGTGTGGGCGTGAGCTTTGGCTGACAGCAGCCCCTACCAATATTTCACTAactctgccagggtatgtaaacttatgagcacaactgcactTTGCCAAATGTCTTCCTTGTAACCATGTTTCCTGTGAAAGCGAGGGCTGAGAGACTCAGGAGACTAATGCATATTGAATTAAAGTTTGAAATCagataaaaacatgaatgatgtgtgtgtgtgtgcagtcgACTTGGCAAAGCATTTCGAGTCGAGCACGCTACACCTACAATATGTAGGCTACAGAAGCAAAAGAAAGGCTATTGTGACGCCAGCCAAGGGCGTTGAAATCATTTTGACGCTGCGGACCTCTCGGTCCACGAAAAATTGGCAAAGCTGACAGAGGGAGGAAagagtcatgaaaaaaattacaacagcGAAGAAGATTAAGTTCAGTAAATTGGATGCTGTTGGTGTGGTGTTGTTTCACCTTGGGAAGACTGGAGATGTGTCCCTGATAGATGAGCTGATAGTGAGGTGGGGTGGTGCTACTTTGGTGGATGCAGAAGAGGTTCTCCTTGGTCACATCTGTatgaagacaaaagagaaaCACTGTAAAGACAAGTTTTGTGatgaatggatgtgtgtgtgtgtgtgtgtctgtgcgctcACCAGGTTTGTCTGGGATGTGGCTGAAGTGTTGCGAGGTGAAGGTCTTCCCATCTGGGTATTTGGGGTGAGGAGGCAGTCTGGAGTCCAGGTAGGTGCAAAATATGTGCATGAGGATCTAGAGTGGAGACAACCAGGGTGAGGTGACAAAGACGGGGCTGACGACGAagaggtgcgtgtgtgtgcgtgtgcttgtgtgcgtgtgtctataCTCACAGCACAATCTGTGGGGAGGTCCGTGTCCCACTTCCGGTTCTTCAGATCACCTCCACGGTTCCACCGAAAGGAGCTCATGCAGCCACTGTGTGCCAGCTCTGCCAATTCCAAAACACAAGAAATGGTGACTTCATATCGGGGCTcattttccacacacacacacacacgcgcgcaaaaCTGTAAACAAACCTTTTATGCGATCCACCAAATACTCCTGATTGGGAGTGATGTCCAGGTACTGGACCATGGAGTTCATAGTAGGGATGGATGAGGCTTTCATCACTGCGGCCTGTTTAAGGCTGCTAATGCTGACCTCTGGTGGAAAGAAAGAGGGAAAAACTGGTCGACTGAGCTCTTGTCGTGGATCTCATCAAGTCAGCGGCTTTGTTCTTTAATCCAGACCACATACCATTAACATTATCAATACGActataatatttgttgcattaatttgacctatttcccctaaaattggttatCCAGTGGCGGTCATAGCTTGAATGGCGCCCTGTGCGAGAGTCGtgctgtcatttttgtttgagcGTGAATGCGGTATTTTTTGTAGTGACCACCTTGATCAATTTTGCAATGCAGTAGTGATGTAAACAACTGCACATGAACCGCTACTTGTTGCATTCTGTATTGATTCTGCATTGATTATATCTCATTACATTGGTAAATTTATGATAAATAAATCTTCATCAAATTAACAAATACCTGTCaattcaacatatttttttagaattaaTTTTACATGGAAATAGCATGTTTTCCCCCCTTCAAtaagttaaatgttttttaaattacaaaaatatatacgaTATTTCAAATAACATGGTACAAtagtaaaatgacaactttttcaaatatattgaactttttttcaaatcctaaatacaattttaaaatgaggaTGAATTAGTttagtattcaaataaatactaaatacaTGTCTTAAGCTTTTTTGAACCTCATCCATGAACGACATCTGTTCGTTTAAAAAATCTAACATGGCCCCTGAGCACAAACGTTTGGCTCCCACTGCATTAGGTGAAGCAACAAGAGAGGGCATAATGATTTCTATGTAATATTTCACAGGATTATTCCGGCATGTTTACCTCCTATCTGGAGCTCGGGACAGCCCATTCTCCTGAGCTGGGTGTTGACCGAGTCCATTTCCTTGACCAGAGGGACCAAGATGGTGTCACTGATCCactgtgaaaacacacacagcatcTCGTTAAAATTGAGTTCATTTCATTGATTTGCTCTGGCGAGTCGCACACTAACATTTCGCAGCTTTGCTGTCCAGCCATCGATGCTGTCCACAACAGGGCGACTGGTCGTGATCCTCGCCCACACctacatgaaataaaatcatatttcatGCCACTCCGACATACAAGTCATTCACGTCAGATTGACGATTTCGCTAACCTCTTCCGCAGCCTGTTTGGAGCCCGGGTCCGTCTCATCCTTGTGGGCAGACGGCGCCTGAGAGCGGCAGGCGGGCTGGTACAGGAACTTCCTCAGACTCTGAGCGTAGTCCCCTACAGAGCGGTTGTAGTTCCAAAATGTCGGACTGTGATTCGGGGAGACAGATTCTGGgctccctagtgaggagaaatgaATAATTAGACAATATTAGGgcccggaacacacacaaaaataatatttacattaaACCTTCATTTATAGCAGGAGATACGTTTCAGCCCTAGCTGTTATAGGTCAAGGTCCGcaatagagagaccatatataCCCGAAAGTCCAATATTCCTACTGTGTTGCGTGATTACTGTATAAATCATTGTACCAAGCTGACTGCGGTGACTTTTTTCCTCCTCCGTGCGCAGGAACCGCTCGAGGCTTTTCAGATCCTCCATGTAATCCTCCTCGCTTCCGGGCGAGTTGAACACGGACGGCGACGTACGGTATCGAGCCCTCAACACGGAGCTTTCCGGCGTCCCAACGCTGCTCGGGTATGACGGGGAGCCATGGGACGGACTGTAGCTCAACACCTGAAAAGGTAAAACGAgagaaaatggtgaaaaatgtgTCGTAAAGCCAGTTAATTTTATACCCTGTGAGGAACGTACCTTCCCAAAGGCTAACGAAGGAGAATAAGGGGCACTACTTGGAGTGGTTGTATTACTAAGAGATGGGCTGTAGCCTGCCACACAGCTTGGGGAGAATTTGGGGCTGGTGGTGGCAGAACGAGACGGGCTAAAACTCAGAACGCTCTGGCCCTGCAAGGGGGACGACTCCGCCGGAGCGCGGGTCTCCTTTTTTTCCGGCTTCTGGGGAGGAGAAGCCTGAATACCTGCAGGAGAAACAGACAAGTCAGCAGATACAGTCTGAGCCAGTATTCTTTAAGAAGCGGCAAGCTTATTTAAGACTCACTTGTGTTTCTCAGACCCAGAAGAAGATGCTGTTGAGGGGATACTGCGATGGTGGACGGAGCCatagtgtatttaaaatatttccagAAATCGAAAAGAGCATTGATGCTAAAAAGCGAAGCCAGCGCGAGTTCTGTGATTAAAATAGGAGAACACATTAAGGATATTGTATCAGTATACGTCATAATTGATAGTATAAGAGACTCACCAATGTACCAAATCGGCCAGTAGTTGATGCTGAAGTATCGGCTTAACAATTTTCCAGACCTAAATTAAAAGTTATATTAGTACTTACTGTATAGTAAATCACTAGTTATCTCACACACAGTGGAGCACTAAATGAATAGTGAAAGGTATCATGTGGGGAAATCAACTTACATTTCGGTGTAAATCATGCCAGCCAGGGATACGTTGAGAACAGCCCAGGCGAGGACCACCTGACGAGCTTGTTCctccctcctcatcctcagcGCCTTGTCAATCATGCTGGCCACCCCGTCCTTCGGTGGGGTAAACATCTTTACAAAGTTAAGGCTGCAAAGAAGGCGAGAGAGAGGACAATAACActacaattgtaaaataaaataaaataatcatcataacaTAGCCCGAGATATAATAGGAGGGCTCGTGTACTAGTTTTAGCTGAGCTGCAAACTTAGCTAAAATTAGCAAGGTGACACATACAACAAAGAATTTGCTCACATAGAAACGCTTATGGTAAGCTATCATTTTAATAACGTTACATTTCAACTGTTAACGaccaaaaaaagtttgtaaaataCCTTATAGCGTATTAAAGCATTCATAGCACGCTGACGAAAGCCGGGCATTacatgttttcctttttttttttttttttaaattccgaCCCGGAAACAGGTTTATTTACTACCGGGTTATCTTGGTTCCTGCACTTCTTCTGGTAGATAACGTTTACTTCTACCTACTGGTATGGAGTGAGACTGAACTACGACAatgatattattttaaaaaaaaagaaaaaaagatttcatttcaaaaaataacCACCTCTGTTGCCTTTAGAAACctatacaatttaaaaacattgactattttttttcagcattcctattaaataaaatcttatttttgcctttttcatgtcatttcttttctttccagaGCATTTTTTGACATGttctgttatttaaaaaaaagtgtacaatacTAGAATGCACGGGTTGGAGACttcccttttttaaaataaaaattgtattaaaatgtaccttgaaaatgttcatctttgacatgatgaatgttttaattttacaatcaTTTTGTTAAACAGCTGTCAAAACCCTTATTAAGCCTGCATTTCTCAATGCAGATGAGGCTACACATGCCGAGCGTTGCAGTTTAGAACAGGTGCCCATCACTTGTGTGCTTGCAACAGGTGTCTGCATATTTGAtcaataattgttttgttttttttgtacttgcaGATTCTAAATTCCGACCCATGAACGAACTTGGAACCTGTTCTACGCACTCTTTAATAAATGCGTCCCCTTTCAATAAGTGgaaaagtgcatcggcaacTGTAGCTCTCCTTTCTAAAATGCGAGAGCATTGCATTaagtgtaacaaaaaaaatacaataataataaccgCTTGAAACAAATCTGAAATATGATGAAGTACATCACATAATGCCCAGTGTTCCACTTCAAATATCACCCATAATTTTAATTCCACCAAATCAccttataataaataatgaccATTTAAAGTTAGACATAATTAGAAGGAAATAGGAGCAGCTATGCATAAATGTCACTCACTCACACTGAAATGAATCAAAGGCAGATAAGGAATGCACCTCAACCAAAAATAGACAATTCAAAAGTAATGACAGAGTCTGAGCAGCGCTGATGTTTTTTGATATTCAATATGAATGTCAAATACGAAAATTTGGTGAAGAAAggcttgaaaaatgaaaagtagACAGTGTAAAGTATGGcagtaaataaattaacatgacTAGAGATACATTGCAGTCAATGAGGGGGTGACAGTGACTTTTCAGAGTTATATCCTCCAACGTCTTCACTCCTGCCAGAGTCCATGAGtctctctcctcctcttcccccgCTGTCCTCGgcttcgtcctcctcctcctcgcccatGTGTCGCTCCTTCCGGGATGAGTGCTCCGCCTTGGGCCCCTTGCATATCTTGAGGTGACGTGTGAGGTGGTACTTAGTGAGGAAGGCCTTGTGGCACTTCTCGCACACAAAGTCCCGGCGGCCCTCGTGGGAGTTCATATGCTTCTTCAGGTGGTTGGTCTTCAGGAAATGCTTGTTGCACTTCGGGCACTGAATTCGGCGTTCGCTGtaaagtaaagaaaatgaaatgaataggGATTAAGCAGCTGGCTGATTTAATTGGCTGATAGTATATGTTGACATCGACCTCCCAAAAAATCCACATCGGTCGGGCCCTAGTAACAAATACAACGCATAACAGTGGTTATGAAGCGGAAAAGAAGGGACGTACTGTGTGTGAGAGAACATGTGCTGATTCAGGTCATGCTTTCGGATGAAGGTCCGCTCACACAGGTCGCACTTGAGTTTCTCGGCGCCAGTGTGGATGAGCATGTGAGAAGCCACGTGGGACTTCTGCGTGAACGACTTCTCGCAAACGGTACACCGGTAGTTCTTCTGACCTGTTATtggccaaagaaaagaacagCAACTGAATAAATCTTtcattaaagcaaaaaaattaatttcataTTATATAGTTCAGTAAGTgcaattcattttcaaatgcagCACAGCACAGTGAGAACATCCAAACCCGACACGGGAAGGCCAAAGCAGAACCTTTAGAAAAAGATCCAATCGAATGACTGAATATGTACATACCCGTGTGTATTTTGAGGTGCATCCTGAGGTTGCTGGGATCACTAAAGGCCTTGCTGCAGTATTCACACTTGTGTGGTTTCATGCCAACATGCCCCATAAAGTGCACGTTGAGCTTGGTGGACGTGATGAATGCCCGCGAGCACATGCTGCACTTGAATTTCTTCTCTCGCGGGTGCCCCTGACCTTTCGAGTTCATTCTGGAGGTACCGGTACTTGAATTCTGATTGCCGTTAAGGTTGTCCCCGTTCGTCTGTCCTGCCGCTTGGGGCCACGGCGAGGACGAAGAGCTGGACATCCCGTTGGTGAGCTTCTCATCCGCTTGCGGAGGCGGTTGCTGCTCCCGCGGCTGCTGCTCTTGCTGAAGCGGGTGGTCCTGCTGTGGTGGGCTGTGGCTGTGAGGAGGCTGGTTGTGGCCGTGGTTGCTCATGTGAGACTTCAGGTCCGAAAAAGAAGGGCAGTCTTTGCCACACTGGCAGAGCTGAGCCTCAGGTAAAGGAGGAACACCTGGATACATGATGGCGGGATCAGCATAGATCATGTACGATATTGTCAGCAGCACAGTGAGTAAAGTAAGTCAATAAGTCAAGGAAGTCTGTAGATTGGTGGGTAAATAAATTGgtggtgcaacaattaatcaactattttgatacTCGATAAATCGttgagaccttgtttaactttaaattgtccaaatcctcggaatttAAGCCTctcagtaaatattctccgatttcCGTAGTCTTCCCTCAAAGCAGCCTGATTAGCTCTGTGTTTACTTTGAagaacaatgatcaacatttttgcccattttctgacgtTACTGACCAAACccgtaactgaatcataatttatGATTGTGCATTCTCTGCactatttgaaataatgtcatgTTTTAGAATAAAGGgaaggaaatttaaaaaaaattaatccgATTTATCGATTAGTCAATAAACATTGACAGATTActcaattaaaataattgtgagTTACAGCCCTAAAGTAATTAGGTAGGTTGGTAACTAAGGAGGTAGGTAGGCACGAAGTAAGCatgcaattaaaaaatgaaaaaaatgcctataaagaaaaaagaaagctatagaaaaaaagcccccccccccccgtaagaGACAGATCTGACCCATGAGTCTGCAGTAGTCTCGGCTGTAGTAGAAGCGCAGCTCCTCGTCGGGGTGGACCTCCATGGTGGTGCAGAAGAAGAGCTTCCCATTGGCAGAGTATGCTACCAAGTTCTGCTCTTCGCGGCTCCTACAAGCACAAAAGGATTCAAATCAgagagcaaaatttaaaaaaaactaatattatggggggaataaaatacataaaaaggttttaaaaacatattatttGGGGGGGTAATTTTATAGCCCTCCTTCGTCTAAATAGAAATGTTCAAGCTCAAATTCTGAGTCCAGACTGCACCTTCATACCTTGCCTTGTGCACAAACATCATCCAGTTGCATTCGTTCTCATCTGCCGTCACGGTGTAAAACTCCAGCACATTGTTGTGGTACATCTGTCACAACACAATGCGCTTAATCAAGTGTTCTTCCTAACATACTGTTCATTTCCCATGCACACGTTGTATGTTTTGGTTCAATGGTGACCCAGGCCCACTTTGGCAAGGCAGGCTCTGACCTCTGTATGACTTCTGCTCCTTAGGTTCAGGATGTATGATCATTCTAATGCTACTTTATTCTTTTATGATTTCAAGATTTCCCCGTGATCTTTCAAAGACCAATAGATGCATTTTTCTGCGGGAACCTGTGCAAATATGGTCTGGGGAATGTTTAAAAGGCCCCTCTTGAACTTTGTTACCTctgtcccaaaaaaatacacacattaaaGGAATGTACAGTTTCAAGGTCTTCACCATTTCCGCCATTTTCCTTGATTCAACACACACTGGTCAATCTAGAATCCATTTTAGTAAACACAGGTCAAACTTGACCAACTGTAAAGAAACTTTGCAGCATCTGtacaaaagaatgacatttttaaacattttcatttttgtgtattttgggtcacttggaaagtcatcaaatttcCGGATAAGGGATTGGCATTGAGggtatttttattgctgtcaaatatCATAACGGGGTCAAATTTGATTTGAACAGTATGTATGGTTTAAGTGCTAAAGTGGAGGTAACTCACCTTCCAAATCTGAGGCGTGCCCTTTTCTGGCCAATCAGAGAGATCCACATTGCTACAGTGCTGGCCAACCATCGGTCCAAAGCATGTCCTTGCAGGGATGATGTCCCGTGCAAAAACACCTGATGTAAACAGTAAATAGGagatactatatatatatatatatatatatattcccgtGCAAAAACACCTGACGTAAACAGCAAataggagattttttttctatatatatatatattttttttttttttcagttgtcttACCGAGCGGCTCGTCAGCCGCGGAGATGCGTAGGCAAAGAGGACGTGGGATGGAGAGGCGAGCCCGGCTTTGGATGGGCGCGTCCGGGATGAAAGCGACCGGCCCGTGCTCTGGGCAGTCTGAGGTATACGAGCGCTCACACAGAGTGCACCCTGAGTGATGATTATTAAAAAAGCTGAATAtttaaattatgatttatttatgatGATAATTTTGTATTAAATCAATTCCAAAGATACTTACAAATAGTGTAACCAGTGACCATGCTCTCCTTGTTGGGGCTTGAATCCTCCAGTTGCAGGCTGGAGTTGACCAGCACCAGGTTGTTTTCCGGACCCAGCGATACCTCTGTGGTGATGGGGGAGACATTCACAGAGTCTAGCCCAATCCCAGAGTGGCCGTGAAGCGACACGGACCCCAACTGGGCCTGGCCAGCCAAGGAGCTGGTGAGCACCACGCTCACAACACCCGAATTCAGCTCGCCGTTTGGGTGGAGCTGGTCCCCGAGTCCTCCCGCTCCTCCTCCGCCCGCATTGCCCACGCGGCCCCCCATGTGATCCGGCTCCATCACCATGGGGAGTTCGAGCACAGAGAGGGGCATCACCCCGCCTGAGGAGTCCACCCCTGTCAGGGGCTGGCTCCCGCCGTCAGAGACCGGTACCACGCCGACTCCGTCCATGGAGGCCAACTCCTCTCCCATCCTGTCCGGGGACATGGAGCTGCTGTCACGGGACTCCATTGCTAACCCTGTCGAGTCCAGGTCATGGGTGCCAGTCTGGTGGAGGTCTTCCTGGCCACTGACTTGTCTTGAGTCCATGGGCACCAGGCCCTGCTCCAGTGGGCCGCCCGCTCCACTGTAAGGGTCAAGACCCGAGGAGTTGTTGCTGGCCACAGAAAGGGTACCGTCCATGTTGAGGCTGCTTGGATGGATGTACTGAGGTGGTGGACGATCAGCCAAATAGGACAAAATACCTAAAGCAACAAAAAAGTGAAGCAATTGTGAAGTAGTTTACTGCCAGCTACAAACACGTTCGTCAAGTATATTTTTCAACAGGCTTGTCACATTGATTATGAggaagagaaatgccaacacggaCAAGTCATCCAAGTTTAAGCACCTCGCACGTCAACAGAGTACGTATCTGTCGTTGTATGGTGAAAAAACAGTACGTGTCAAAGTAGTTAGTTCGAAACTGTGTGTCACTATcactaggggaaaaaaagtgctgaTACTGTCAGAGAACATAATACTGTgtgaaaattgacattttaatgtatgtataGGCACAATAgccgactgtttagcacatctgccttacagttctgaggaccggggttcaaatccggtcttgcctgtgtggagtttgcatgttctccccatgcctgcgtgggttttctccggatactccagtttcctcccacatcccaaaaacatgcagggtaggttaattgaagactcgaaattgcctgtaggtatgaatgtgagtgcgaatggttgtttgtttatatgtaccctgtgattggctgccgaccagttcagggtgtaccccgcctctcgcccgaatatagctgggataggctccagcaccctagCGACACTTtggaggataagcggaacggaagatgaatgaatgaatgtttgtatAGAAATATTTGGGAATAGCTGAAGAACACTGTACCTGTTGAGGAACTGAGTTCTGCTAAATAAATCCCAAAGAAAATGGGTAATCCTCATAAAAAGGCACAATGTGCATTGTGGTTTATTGCAACAAAACCGGATACGCAGAGTTAGCAAAACTACACAATCAAGTATGGAAGACATCACGTCATGGTTGTCAGTTCGTGCATGGCACAAGACAGTTATGGGGACGGACGGGGACAGTGTTGAATAAAGGGATAAACGAAAAATATCAATATCTAAGTCCCGCATGTCAGCTACTTAATCTGTTCAACTGTAAAGCGACGTTATGCACAGTTGGACACCctgtatgtctcctttaaatgtCTCGAATGGCCTACCTGGTAATATATGTCGGAAGTAGCTGCTCTCCAAGTGTGGGTAAGGAGGAGGTGGCAGGGAATAGTTCCTGTCCGGGAGGCCACACATGACTCCTCTATCCCCCAGAGGGCCCATGGGCAGCATGAGGGACAGCGCTGACGGAAGGGCGCCTAAAGAAGGAGCCAGGCTGGGGATTGCCACTGGTATGCCTGAAAAACAGGAGACAGCGTAATTCAAAAGAAATTCTGACATTACAATGTGGGGTTTGAAGTGTTTTCCTACCTGGGGTGGGGATGGTGTTATGTGGGGGTGAGGTGGCCAGACCCAAGTGGCTTGCACTCACTGAAGGCACACTCAGCTGGTCCATGCCCACTGGACTCAGGTTCATGTCATTCATGCTAGAACAGTGTCACTTATGAGACAAATGACGCAATCAAATGGCTTCGTCTAGCTTGTTATGCATTTATATATCATAGTAAAAGCCCAACTCGTGGCAAGGCTGCATCAAACTACTCAGTGCTAGCAATATTAGCTTACCTGAAATCAACAGCTTTCCATCGGTAAACCAGACAAGGGGACGCTTACATATTTGAACCTGTAAGGTTGGGGAGGGGGAGACCATTTCCAGCTCCATTATTACTACTTTACTAAGCATAAAACCAGCTACTGCTCAATAAGCATTAGCCTAGCCCTCGATGGAGATCATCTCCCCAAAACTATGACCTATAACTAGGAACATTGTCAAGTGTTACGGTTCAAAGAAGGAGTAGACAAAAGTCACGAATCACGACCAAATGTGAGCCCCCAGCATTCAAAACACCAACAGCTTGAGAAGGCgtcgtaaaaaaaacaaacaacaaaaaaactagcAGCATTGTTATGGCGCATGCGCAGTTAAACCTCGACGGGATATACTTGCGCATGCGCAATGCAGCGGAGGACGCATATTTGTTCCAAGCTTACATTtgtgtcaattatttatttccacGCATTCCAGCGTTTGTAAAGCACGCCATACGACTTCTAGtttgttcaaaacaaacaaaatgttgattttCTTAAAGAATTCCATTCCAGTAGTGTAGTCATGGCGATATTTGTCTCAGAGACGTAAGAAAACGTTATCGCGGTTGCAGATCGCCTCCCTGGATCACACCCACCCCACAGTGCGACATCAAAAAGCTCCAAAATACTGCAACAAGTTGTCACACAGACTCAAGTCCTCGTTGAGAAGAGGCTTTTGCACTGTTTAATAccgttattatttttaaaacaacttgGGATGAGCTGAAAGTGTCACAAGTAGTGTAAGTTGCATTGATTTTAAGCACTTAATGATGCATGTTTGCAATTGTTAATGGACATGTATTTTCAGGAGAAAATGTCTTCTCGTAATGAGATGGCGGAGCATATTCCTTATATCCCCCCGCTGGCGCTCCATTGCTTCTCCGTTGACATCACCGGGTCGCACCACCACTTCGGCCTGCCCTCCTTCCACCTGGAGCCGGCTTGCCTCGACTGCGTCTCCCGCAGCCCCAAGTTCCCAGACGGAGGACTGCGCTATTACCCGTGTCCCGGCTCGGTGAGCGTGTGTGAATACTCGCTGGAGCCTGCGTTTATCCGCAAGAGGAACGAGAGGGAGCGCCACCGGGTGCGGTGCGTCAACGAGGGTTACGCGCGCCTCCGGGAGCGCCTGCCGAGGGAGTTGGACGACAAGAGGCTCAGTAAAGTGGAGACACTGCGGGCCGCCATCGACTATATCAAACATCTGCAGGGCCTTTTGGACGTGAACGCACCCGGGATGTCGCTGGAAGCTGGCCACAAACGGCCTAAATGCCGTGAGGACATTGGATACTAGTTTTTGCAAATGCCACTGAGGACATTAAATACTGCTTTCCCCGCCTATattgagctaaaaaaaaaaaaaaaaaaaggctgtacACTATACATTAAAGCCATTTTGGACAGGCACTGATCTGACCTTCACTGATGAAGGAAGGAAGACATACAAGTACTTTTCCGCAAAAGAAggatgcaaaataaaaagctgggttgagggcaggataaaaagaagaaaggaagaaaaagaaggaaggatgtatgaaggaaggaaggaagaaaaagcCAGTCTGAGGTGGAAGGAAGTGAGGATGCAA includes:
- the tmem209 gene encoding transmembrane protein 209 isoform X2, whose protein sequence is MFTPPKDGVASMIDKALRMRREEQARQVVLAWAVLNVSLAGMIYTEMSGKLLSRYFSINYWPIWYIELALASLFSINALFDFWKYFKYTMAPSTIAVSPQQHLLLGLRNTSIQASPPQKPEKKETRAPAESSPLQGQSVLSFSPSRSATTSPKFSPSCVAGYSPSLSNTTTPSSAPYSPSLAFGKVLSYSPSHGSPSYPSSVGTPESSVLRARYRTSPSVFNSPGSEEDYMEDLKSLERFLRTEEEKSHRSQLGSPESVSPNHSPTFWNYNRSVGDYAQSLRKFLYQPACRSQAPSAHKDETDPGSKQAAEEVWARITTSRPVVDSIDGWTAKLRNWISDTILVPLVKEMDSVNTQLRRMGCPELQIGEVSISSLKQAAVMKASSIPTMNSMVQYLDITPNQEYLVDRIKELAHSGCMSSFRWNRGGDLKNRKWDTDLPTDCAILMHIFCTYLDSRLPPHPKYPDGKTFTSQHFSHIPDKPDVTKENLFCIHQSSTTPPHYQLIYQGHISSLPKGRNNLFHTILMFLYIIKTKESGMLGRVNLGLSGVNILWIFED
- the tmem209 gene encoding transmembrane protein 209 isoform X1, with amino-acid sequence MFTPPKDGVASMIDKALRMRREEQARQVVLAWAVLNVSLAGMIYTEMSGKLLSRYFSINYWPIWYIELALASLFSINALFDFWKYFKYTMAPSTIAVSPQQHLLLGLRNTSIQASPPQKPEKKETRAPAESSPLQGQSVLSFSPSRSATTSPKFSPSCVAGYSPSLSNTTTPSSAPYSPSLAFGKVRSSQGIKLTGFTTHFSPFSLVLPFQVLSYSPSHGSPSYPSSVGTPESSVLRARYRTSPSVFNSPGSEEDYMEDLKSLERFLRTEEEKSHRSQLGSPESVSPNHSPTFWNYNRSVGDYAQSLRKFLYQPACRSQAPSAHKDETDPGSKQAAEEVWARITTSRPVVDSIDGWTAKLRNWISDTILVPLVKEMDSVNTQLRRMGCPELQIGEVSISSLKQAAVMKASSIPTMNSMVQYLDITPNQEYLVDRIKELAHSGCMSSFRWNRGGDLKNRKWDTDLPTDCAILMHIFCTYLDSRLPPHPKYPDGKTFTSQHFSHIPDKPDVTKENLFCIHQSSTTPPHYQLIYQGHISSLPKGRNNLFHTILMFLYIIKTKESGMLGRVNLGLSGVNILWIFED
- the prdm4 gene encoding PR domain zinc finger protein 4; its protein translation is MNDMNLSPVGMDQLSVPSVSASHLGLATSPPHNTIPTPGIPVAIPSLAPSLGALPSALSLMLPMGPLGDRGVMCGLPDRNYSLPPPPYPHLESSYFRHILPGILSYLADRPPPQYIHPSSLNMDGTLSVASNNSSGLDPYSGAGGPLEQGLVPMDSRQVSGQEDLHQTGTHDLDSTGLAMESRDSSSMSPDRMGEELASMDGVGVVPVSDGGSQPLTGVDSSGGVMPLSVLELPMVMEPDHMGGRVGNAGGGGAGGLGDQLHPNGELNSGVVSVVLTSSLAGQAQLGSVSLHGHSGIGLDSVNVSPITTEVSLGPENNLVLVNSSLQLEDSSPNKESMVTGYTIWCTLCERSYTSDCPEHGPVAFIPDAPIQSRARLSIPRPLCLRISAADEPLGVFARDIIPARTCFGPMVGQHCSNVDLSDWPEKGTPQIWKMYHNNVLEFYTVTADENECNWMMFVHKARSREEQNLVAYSANGKLFFCTTMEVHPDEELRFYYSRDYCRLMGVPPLPEAQLCQCGKDCPSFSDLKSHMSNHGHNQPPHSHSPPQQDHPLQQEQQPREQQPPPQADEKLTNGMSSSSSSPWPQAAGQTNGDNLNGNQNSSTGTSRMNSKGQGHPREKKFKCSMCSRAFITSTKLNVHFMGHVGMKPHKCEYCSKAFSDPSNLRMHLKIHTGQKNYRCTVCEKSFTQKSHVASHMLIHTGAEKLKCDLCERTFIRKHDLNQHMFSHTHERRIQCPKCNKHFLKTNHLKKHMNSHEGRRDFVCEKCHKAFLTKYHLTRHLKICKGPKAEHSSRKERHMGEEEEDEAEDSGGRGGERLMDSGRSEDVGGYNSEKSLSPPH